The following coding sequences are from one Oncorhynchus clarkii lewisi isolate Uvic-CL-2024 chromosome 20, UVic_Ocla_1.0, whole genome shotgun sequence window:
- the LOC139377022 gene encoding beta-microseminoprotein — MGSLVRVVVCVLMLVVVCRAQCFFQGLETKDHKTPTKGCVDKEGKQHVFGSSWVKDCYDCSCSMRGIRCCNRIPEVVDLSAECELVVDRKACSYRLVMKSDKTKDCNSSFSMVL; from the exons ATG GGTTCTCTCGTccgtgtggtagtgtgtgtgctgATGTTGGTGGTTGTGTGTCGAGCTCAGTGCTTCTTCCAGGGGCTGGAGACCAAAGACCACAAGACTCCAACAAAGG ggtgtgtggaTAAGGAGGGAAAGCAGCATGTGTTTGGTTCTTCATGGGTGAAGGACTGCTACGACTGTTCCTGCTCCATGCGAGGCATCCGATGCTGCAACAG GATCCCAGAGGTGGTGGATCTCTCAGCAGAGTGTGAGCTGGTGGTGGACAGAAAAGCCTGCTCATACAGACTGGTGATGAAGTCAGACAAGACCAAGGACTGTAACAGCTCCTTCAGTATGGTCTTATAA